One genomic region from Nocardia vinacea encodes:
- a CDS encoding M67 family metallopeptidase encodes MLVIRTDLVEAMVAHARADHPDEACGVIAGPEGSNRPERFIAMVNAERSPTFYRFDSGEQLKVWRAMDDADETPVVIYHSHTATEAYPSRTDISYASEPFAHYVLISTRDPEQHELRSYRIVDGEVTEEPVRIVDAYETV; translated from the coding sequence GTGCTGGTGATCAGGACCGACCTGGTGGAGGCGATGGTGGCGCACGCGCGCGCCGATCACCCGGACGAGGCCTGCGGCGTCATCGCCGGTCCGGAGGGTTCGAATCGGCCGGAGCGGTTCATCGCCATGGTCAATGCCGAGCGCTCGCCGACCTTCTACCGGTTCGATTCCGGTGAACAGCTGAAGGTGTGGCGGGCGATGGATGATGCCGACGAGACCCCGGTGGTGATCTACCACTCGCATACCGCCACCGAGGCCTATCCGAGCCGCACCGATATCTCCTATGCGTCCGAGCCGTTCGCGCATTATGTGTTGATCTCCACCCGCGATCCGGAGCAGCACGAGCTGCGCAGCTACCGGATCGTGGACGGTGAGGTCACCGAGGAGCCGGTCCGGATCGTCGATGCGTACGAGACCGTCTAG
- the clpS gene encoding ATP-dependent Clp protease adapter ClpS codes for MALCEVNATLSAAQATPEAVEYTEILEAEDRPWVTVVWDDPVNLMHYVAYIFQKLFGYSKAKATELMLKVHNEGKAVVSSGSRDKMEQDVRRLHAAGLWATMQRDD; via the coding sequence ATGGCCTTGTGCGAAGTGAACGCGACACTGTCGGCGGCACAGGCGACTCCGGAGGCGGTCGAATACACCGAGATCCTGGAGGCCGAGGACCGTCCGTGGGTGACGGTCGTCTGGGATGATCCGGTCAACCTCATGCACTACGTCGCCTACATCTTCCAGAAGCTGTTCGGCTACAGCAAAGCGAAGGCGACCGAATTGATGCTCAAGGTGCACAACGAGGGCAAGGCAGTGGTGTCGTCGGGTTCGCGGGACAAGATGGAACAGGACGTGCGACGGCTGCACGCCGCGGGGCTCTGGGCGACCATGCAGCGGGACGACTGA
- a CDS encoding P1 family peptidase, which produces MNVQAGQRNSLTDVPGLLVGHHHVLDPNATLGSGAATGCTVVRVPGGAVAAVDVRGGGPGTRETDLLDPGNTVRQVNSILLTGGSAYGLAAADGVMRWLEEHHEGIPMDPVDPSRVVPIVPAAVIFDLPVGDWRIRPTADFGFLAAEAAAEEFERGCVGAGVGARAGSIKGGVGTASVVLGAGAAAGVTVAALVVANPVGSVFDPRTGLPWGVGTEGPDVFGLYPARPERLAVANALPVKGTVLNTTIGVVATDAPLDPAGCLRVATTAHDGLARAIRPAHSPLDGDTLFALSTGTAEITAAPMPPAFPSDLLVLDEVCTAAAVCVERAIVDAILTAHSVADIPAYLDLFPRS; this is translated from the coding sequence GTGAATGTGCAAGCAGGACAGCGGAATTCGCTCACCGATGTCCCCGGCCTGCTGGTCGGGCATCATCATGTGCTCGATCCGAATGCGACGCTGGGTTCCGGCGCGGCGACCGGCTGCACCGTCGTGCGCGTACCCGGCGGTGCGGTCGCCGCGGTAGATGTGCGCGGCGGCGGGCCGGGGACCAGGGAAACCGATCTGCTCGACCCTGGCAACACTGTGCGCCAAGTGAATTCGATCCTGCTCACCGGTGGTAGCGCTTACGGACTCGCGGCCGCGGACGGCGTAATGCGTTGGCTGGAGGAACATCACGAGGGCATACCGATGGATCCGGTCGATCCGAGTCGGGTGGTACCCATCGTCCCCGCCGCGGTGATCTTCGATCTTCCGGTGGGGGACTGGCGAATTCGACCGACGGCCGATTTCGGTTTCCTGGCGGCCGAGGCCGCGGCGGAGGAGTTCGAGCGCGGGTGCGTCGGCGCGGGCGTCGGTGCGCGGGCCGGTTCGATCAAGGGCGGCGTGGGGACCGCGAGCGTCGTGCTCGGTGCGGGTGCCGCCGCGGGCGTCACCGTGGCGGCGCTGGTCGTCGCCAACCCGGTCGGCTCGGTCTTCGATCCGCGCACCGGCTTGCCTTGGGGCGTCGGCACCGAGGGCCCCGACGTATTCGGCCTGTATCCCGCCAGGCCCGAGAGACTGGCTGTGGCCAACGCCCTCCCGGTCAAGGGCACCGTTCTCAACACGACCATCGGCGTGGTCGCCACCGATGCACCCCTCGACCCCGCCGGTTGCCTGCGCGTGGCCACCACCGCCCACGATGGGCTCGCCCGCGCCATCCGCCCCGCACACTCACCCCTCGACGGTGACACCCTCTTCGCACTGTCCACCGGCACCGCCGAAATCACCGCCGCCCCGATGCCGCCCGCCTTCCCATCCGACCTGCTGGTGCTCGATGAGGTCTGCACCGCGGCGGCGGTCTGCGTCGAGCGCGCCATCGTCGACGCGATCCTTACCGCCCACTCCGTGGCCGACATCCCCGCCTACTTGGACCTCTTCCCGCGCTCCTAG
- the rdgB gene encoding RdgB/HAM1 family non-canonical purine NTP pyrophosphatase: MSRRVLVASRNAKKLNELRRILADAGIAGIEIVGLGDVPAYDEAPETGATFEENALAKARDGAAATGLPCVADDSGIAVDALNGMPGVLSARWSGMHGDDAANNALLLAQLGDVPDERRGAQFVSTCALVVPGGTEIVVRGEWPGAIGRKPMGDGGFGYDPLFIPAGGDITAAQLTPAEKDAVSHRGRALTQLLPALAALTES; encoded by the coding sequence ATGTCGCGCCGCGTCCTGGTCGCTAGTCGCAATGCCAAGAAGTTGAACGAACTGCGTCGGATCCTCGCCGACGCGGGTATCGCGGGCATCGAGATCGTCGGACTCGGCGATGTGCCCGCCTACGACGAGGCGCCCGAGACCGGCGCCACCTTCGAGGAGAATGCGCTGGCGAAGGCGCGCGATGGTGCCGCTGCCACCGGATTGCCCTGTGTCGCAGACGATTCCGGGATCGCGGTGGATGCGTTGAACGGGATGCCCGGTGTGCTGTCCGCGCGCTGGTCCGGGATGCACGGCGATGATGCGGCCAATAACGCGCTGCTGCTCGCGCAACTCGGTGACGTTCCGGACGAGCGGCGCGGTGCACAGTTCGTTTCCACCTGCGCGCTGGTGGTGCCCGGCGGCACCGAGATCGTGGTGCGCGGTGAATGGCCCGGTGCGATCGGCCGGAAACCGATGGGCGACGGCGGTTTCGGCTACGACCCGCTGTTCATTCCGGCGGGCGGCGATATCACCGCTGCTCAGCTGACCCCCGCCGAGAAGGACGCCGTGTCCCACCGCGGTCGCGCGCTCACGCAACTTCTCCCTGCGCTCGCGGCCCTCACCGAGTCCTGA
- a CDS encoding MoaD/ThiS family protein, with protein sequence MPVTVSIPTIMRGLTGGEKRVDAQGSTLSALIDNLDANHPGLAERLLKDGKLNRYVNIYVDDEDVRFAGGLDAEVPEDASVTILPAVAGG encoded by the coding sequence ATGCCGGTAACCGTGTCCATTCCGACCATCATGCGTGGCCTCACCGGAGGCGAGAAGCGCGTCGACGCGCAGGGCTCGACCCTGTCCGCGCTGATCGACAACCTCGACGCCAACCATCCGGGCCTCGCGGAGCGGCTGCTCAAGGACGGCAAGCTCAACCGCTACGTCAACATCTACGTCGACGACGAAGATGTGCGCTTCGCGGGCGGCCTCGACGCGGAGGTGCCCGAGGACGCGAGCGTCACCATCCTGCCCGCCGTCGCCGGAGGCTGA
- a CDS encoding rhomboid family intramembrane serine protease: MTGGSGIGSSFDPERIAALRAQLGQPSASTPGTPAKPNSFAPVKQLWLRAGIIITAFVALLYGIEGVDELDHNQLDYNGIEPREADGLWGILWAPVLHHGWDHLFANTLPVIVLGFITLLAGIGRGIAATAIIWIVAGVGVWLTGATGSVHLGASSLIFGWLTFLISRGWFARNLVQIGIGLVVLAIYGSVLWGVLPGQPGISWQGHLFGAMGGVLAGWVLSGDARRNRREDRAGVNA; the protein is encoded by the coding sequence ATGACCGGCGGTTCGGGAATCGGTTCGTCGTTCGATCCGGAGCGGATCGCCGCACTACGCGCCCAACTGGGACAACCGAGCGCGTCGACTCCCGGTACACCGGCCAAACCGAATAGCTTCGCCCCGGTCAAACAGCTCTGGTTGCGCGCGGGCATCATCATCACCGCATTCGTCGCACTGCTCTACGGCATCGAAGGCGTCGACGAGCTCGACCACAACCAACTCGATTACAACGGCATCGAACCGCGCGAGGCGGACGGTCTGTGGGGCATTCTCTGGGCCCCGGTCCTGCACCACGGCTGGGACCACCTGTTCGCCAATACGCTTCCGGTTATCGTCCTGGGCTTCATCACCCTGCTCGCGGGCATCGGGCGGGGGATCGCTGCCACCGCGATCATCTGGATCGTGGCCGGAGTCGGCGTCTGGCTCACCGGCGCCACCGGATCGGTGCACCTCGGCGCGTCGTCGCTGATCTTCGGCTGGCTGACCTTCCTGATCTCGCGCGGCTGGTTCGCCCGCAATCTCGTGCAGATCGGCATCGGCCTGGTCGTACTGGCGATTTACGGGTCGGTGCTGTGGGGTGTACTGCCCGGACAGCCCGGAATCTCTTGGCAGGGGCATCTTTTCGGGGCAATGGGTGGAGTGCTTGCCGGCTGGGTACTCTCTGGTGATGCACGCCGAAACCGTCGCGAGGATCGAGCCGGAGTCAATGCGTAG
- a CDS encoding cyclic nucleotide-degrading phosphodiesterase has protein sequence MRLTVLGCSGSVSGPDSPASGYLLTGPDMSPVVIDFGPGVLGALQRYADPGEVDIFLTHLHADHCLDLPGLLVWRRYHPTPPVGQAIVRGPSDSAVRIGNASAEIGGECDDWSDVIDHQTWVEGKAVEFGPGHTVLARRMYHPPESYGLRIATASGRTFVYTGDTAMCDAVLELAQGADLLMSEASWTHDPANRPPGIHLSGTEAGIIAARAGVKELLLTHIPPWTSREDVIAEAKAQFSGPVHAVAPGETFDI, from the coding sequence ATGCGCCTTACCGTCCTCGGGTGCTCGGGCAGTGTGTCCGGCCCGGACTCCCCAGCGTCGGGGTACCTACTGACCGGGCCGGATATGTCGCCGGTGGTCATCGATTTCGGACCCGGCGTGCTCGGCGCATTGCAGCGCTATGCCGATCCCGGTGAGGTCGATATCTTCCTCACGCATCTGCATGCCGATCACTGCCTGGATCTGCCCGGACTGCTGGTCTGGCGGCGCTACCACCCGACACCACCGGTGGGGCAGGCAATTGTGCGCGGTCCGTCCGATAGCGCGGTGCGCATCGGCAATGCCTCCGCCGAGATCGGCGGTGAATGCGACGACTGGTCAGACGTCATCGATCACCAGACGTGGGTCGAGGGCAAGGCCGTCGAATTCGGTCCTGGCCATACGGTGCTCGCGCGTCGGATGTATCACCCGCCGGAGTCGTACGGGCTGCGCATCGCGACCGCGTCCGGGCGGACCTTCGTCTACACCGGCGATACCGCGATGTGCGATGCGGTTCTCGAACTCGCGCAGGGTGCCGACCTTCTCATGTCGGAGGCGTCGTGGACGCACGATCCGGCCAACCGGCCCCCGGGCATTCATCTCTCCGGGACCGAGGCGGGCATTATCGCCGCGCGTGCGGGCGTGAAAGAGTTGCTGCTCACCCACATTCCGCCGTGGACCTCCCGCGAAGACGTGATCGCCGAGGCGAAGGCGCAGTTCTCCGGACCGGTGCATGCCGTCGCACCGGGCGAAACCTTCGACATCTGA
- a CDS encoding DUF3817 domain-containing protein: MKPALLRYRVLAWTTGLWLLLLTGEMIAKYGFDMHTPNWIAVVHGWVYFVYLLVTADLAVKVRWPIPRTVGTLIAGTIPLLSFFVEHVNANKVKQDFNL; the protein is encoded by the coding sequence ATCAAGCCCGCGCTGCTGCGCTACCGCGTGCTCGCCTGGACGACGGGTCTGTGGCTGCTGCTGCTCACCGGTGAAATGATCGCCAAGTACGGCTTCGACATGCACACCCCGAACTGGATCGCGGTCGTGCACGGCTGGGTCTACTTCGTCTACCTACTGGTCACCGCCGACCTCGCGGTCAAGGTGCGCTGGCCGATCCCGCGCACCGTCGGCACCCTGATCGCAGGCACCATCCCGCTGCTGTCCTTCTTCGTCGAACACGTCAACGCGAACAAGGTCAAACAAGACTTCAACCTCTGA
- the rph gene encoding ribonuclease PH, with translation MSRRADGRADDELREVRITRGFTTHPAGSVLVEFGQTRVMCTASVTEGVPPWRRDSGLGWLTAEYAMLPAATHTRSGRESVKGKVGGRTQEISRLVGRSLRACIDLAAIGENTIAIDCDVLQADGGTRTAAITGAYVALSDAVTYLGAAGGLADPQPISCAIAAVSVGVVDGRVRLDLPYEEDSRAEVDMNVVATDTGTLVEIQGTGEGATFPRSTLDKLLDSALAGCDRLFAIQKEALALPYPGVLPQPAESKKK, from the coding sequence GTGTCGAGACGAGCCGATGGCAGGGCGGACGATGAGCTCCGCGAGGTACGGATCACCCGTGGCTTCACCACGCATCCAGCCGGTTCGGTGCTGGTGGAATTCGGGCAGACCCGGGTGATGTGCACCGCGAGCGTCACCGAGGGCGTGCCCCCGTGGCGTCGCGATTCCGGACTCGGCTGGCTGACCGCCGAATACGCGATGCTGCCCGCGGCCACGCACACCCGCAGCGGGCGGGAATCGGTGAAGGGCAAGGTCGGCGGGCGCACCCAGGAGATCAGCCGGTTGGTCGGCCGGTCGCTGCGCGCATGCATCGACCTGGCGGCCATCGGCGAGAACACCATTGCCATCGACTGCGATGTGCTGCAGGCCGACGGTGGCACCCGGACCGCGGCCATCACCGGCGCGTACGTCGCGCTCTCGGATGCGGTCACCTACCTCGGCGCGGCGGGCGGATTGGCCGACCCGCAGCCGATCTCGTGTGCGATCGCCGCGGTGAGCGTCGGCGTCGTCGACGGCCGGGTGCGGTTGGACCTGCCGTACGAAGAGGATTCGCGCGCCGAGGTCGATATGAATGTGGTCGCCACCGATACCGGCACCCTGGTGGAGATCCAGGGCACCGGTGAAGGCGCGACCTTCCCTCGCTCTACCCTGGACAAGCTGCTCGACTCCGCACTCGCGGGATGCGACCGGCTGTTCGCCATCCAGAAAGAGGCGCTCGCACTGCCGTATCCGGGTGTGCTGCCGCAGCCTGCCGAGTCGAAGAAGAAGTAA
- a CDS encoding nicotinate phosphoribosyltransferase, which produces MRSTALLTDQYELTMLAAALGDGSAHRRCTFEVFARRLPNGRRYGVVAGTGRLVDALAHFRFEESELAIAAGFLDSKIIDWLRDYRFTGDIDGYPEGELYFPGSPILSVRGSFAECVLLETLALSILNHDSAIASAAARMVSAADGRRMIEMGSRRAHELAAPSCSRAAYLAGFDATSNLEAVRRFGVPGAGTSAHAFTLLHSAADGAHEAAAFRSQIEALGIGTTLLVDTFDITQGVATAIEIAGPELGGVRIDSGDLGVLARQVRDQLDGLGATKTRIVVSGDLDEYAIAALRAEPVDAYGVGTSLVTGSGAPTAGMVYKLVEVDGLPVAKRSSHKESRGGTKKAIRLSRRTGTLVEEIVYPAAGSQPAANGFEVRELLTPLVRGGEPVDGLPTLADSRKLVARGLVSLPWEGLKLSAGEPAIPTTFVN; this is translated from the coding sequence ATGCGCAGCACCGCACTGCTGACCGATCAGTACGAACTGACCATGCTCGCGGCCGCCCTGGGCGACGGCTCGGCGCACCGGCGCTGCACCTTCGAGGTGTTTGCACGACGTTTGCCGAATGGTCGCCGCTACGGCGTTGTCGCGGGCACCGGCCGACTGGTCGACGCGCTGGCGCATTTCCGTTTCGAGGAATCCGAGCTCGCGATCGCGGCCGGTTTCCTGGACTCGAAAATCATCGATTGGCTGCGCGACTACCGCTTCACCGGCGATATCGACGGCTATCCGGAGGGCGAGCTGTATTTCCCGGGCTCCCCGATTCTTTCGGTGCGCGGCAGCTTCGCCGAATGCGTCCTATTGGAGACCCTCGCCCTGTCGATCCTCAATCACGACAGCGCGATCGCCTCGGCCGCCGCCCGCATGGTGAGCGCGGCAGACGGCCGCCGGATGATCGAGATGGGCTCGCGCCGAGCTCACGAACTCGCCGCGCCATCCTGCTCGCGCGCCGCATATCTGGCCGGCTTCGACGCCACCTCCAATCTGGAGGCCGTGCGCCGCTTCGGCGTGCCCGGCGCAGGGACCAGCGCGCATGCGTTCACCCTGCTGCACAGCGCCGCGGACGGTGCGCACGAGGCGGCCGCGTTCCGCAGTCAGATCGAGGCGCTCGGCATCGGCACCACACTGCTGGTCGACACCTTCGACATCACCCAGGGGGTCGCGACCGCGATCGAGATCGCCGGACCCGAATTGGGCGGTGTACGTATCGATTCCGGTGATCTCGGTGTACTGGCCAGGCAGGTGCGCGACCAACTCGACGGACTCGGCGCGACCAAGACCCGCATCGTGGTCTCCGGCGATCTGGACGAGTACGCGATCGCCGCACTGCGCGCCGAACCGGTGGACGCCTATGGGGTCGGGACGTCGCTGGTCACCGGATCCGGGGCGCCTACCGCCGGAATGGTCTACAAGCTGGTCGAGGTGGACGGACTGCCGGTCGCGAAACGCAGCAGCCACAAGGAGTCGCGCGGCGGCACCAAGAAGGCGATTCGACTGTCCCGCCGGACCGGCACCCTGGTCGAGGAGATCGTCTACCCGGCCGCCGGAAGCCAGCCCGCCGCAAACGGATTCGAGGTTCGCGAACTGCTGACACCGCTGGTGCGCGGTGGCGAACCGGTCGATGGGCTGCCCACCCTCGCGGACAGTCGCAAGTTGGTGGCGCGCGGGTTGGTCAGCCTGCCGTGGGAGGGCCTGAAACTGTCGGCTGGGGAGCCTGCGATTCCGACGACGTTTGTGAATTGA
- a CDS encoding transcriptional regulator has translation MSAPPRRSAHNRPALIALVIVAALACLALGWWQWERFESASGTGQNLGYALQWPLFAGFAVFAYFRFVRLESEADEEPEAEPAPAKARRPAKVDAPREIPAGLLPERPKAARDDDPVLAQYNKYLAELHAQDIDQHVRDAGLAHDTHRSAG, from the coding sequence GTGTCCGCTCCACCTCGCCGCTCGGCACACAATCGCCCGGCCCTCATCGCGCTGGTGATCGTGGCCGCCCTCGCCTGCCTGGCATTGGGATGGTGGCAGTGGGAGCGGTTCGAATCCGCGAGTGGCACCGGTCAGAATCTCGGCTACGCACTGCAGTGGCCGCTGTTCGCCGGGTTCGCGGTCTTCGCGTACTTCCGGTTCGTGCGGCTGGAATCCGAAGCGGATGAGGAGCCGGAAGCCGAACCCGCTCCCGCGAAGGCGCGCCGACCCGCGAAAGTCGATGCGCCGCGCGAGATTCCGGCCGGACTGCTGCCCGAGCGGCCCAAGGCTGCCCGCGACGATGATCCGGTGCTCGCCCAATACAACAAGTATCTGGCCGAGCTGCACGCACAAGATATCGACCAACACGTCCGGGACGCGGGCCTCGCCCACGACACACACAGGAGCGCCGGTTGA
- a CDS encoding DUF2017 domain-containing protein — MRKWSRKNSLSGLKLRSEMDAREASVLRSLVGAVSGLLTERAESAPDDELAELTGLHSGNTTPPDDPRLHRLLPDFHRSEPGSPDADRADLNSALRGLHEPEIIDAKLAAGSVVLKTVPTDGGKIVLTPEQADAWLTALTDVRLALGTVLGIDAETPDHLEPDDPRGPHLDVYHWLTWMQDSLLQALAP, encoded by the coding sequence GTGCGTAAGTGGAGCCGGAAGAACTCGCTGAGCGGCCTCAAATTGCGATCCGAAATGGACGCGCGTGAGGCGAGCGTACTGCGGTCCCTGGTCGGCGCCGTTTCCGGCCTGCTGACCGAGCGGGCCGAGTCTGCACCCGACGATGAGCTCGCCGAGCTCACCGGGCTGCACAGCGGCAATACGACCCCGCCCGACGATCCCCGGCTGCACCGGCTGCTGCCGGATTTCCACCGGAGTGAACCGGGCTCTCCCGACGCCGATCGCGCCGATCTCAACAGTGCGCTGCGCGGCCTGCACGAGCCGGAGATCATCGATGCCAAATTGGCGGCCGGATCGGTGGTGCTGAAAACGGTGCCGACCGACGGCGGGAAGATCGTGCTGACGCCGGAGCAGGCCGACGCCTGGCTGACCGCGCTGACCGATGTGCGGCTGGCATTGGGCACAGTGCTCGGAATCGATGCCGAGACACCGGATCACCTCGAACCCGATGATCCGCGCGGGCCGCATCTGGATGTGTATCACTGGCTGACATGGATGCAGGATTCCCTGTTGCAGGCACTCGCACCCTGA
- a CDS encoding cysteine synthase: protein MARYESLIATLGNTPLVGLRNLSPQWDGDHPVRLWAKLEDRNPTGSIKDRPALRMIEQAEADGLLTPGCTILEPTSGNTGISLAMAAKLKGYRLVCVMPENTSVERRQLLTMFGAEIIDSPAAGGSNQAVALAKQIATENPDWVMLYQYGNPANALAHYETTGPEILADLPEITHFVAGLGTTGTLMGTGRFLREKVPGIEIVAAEPRYGELVYGLRNIDEGFIPELYDESVLTTRFSVGPFDAVKRTRELVLEEGIFAGISTGAILHATLGVARKCVRAGTRADIAFVVADGGWKYLSTGAYDGTLEEAEERLDGQLWA from the coding sequence GTGGCGCGCTACGAATCGCTGATCGCGACCCTCGGCAACACCCCGCTGGTCGGGCTGCGCAACCTGTCTCCGCAGTGGGACGGTGACCATCCGGTGCGGCTGTGGGCCAAGCTCGAGGACCGCAACCCGACCGGTTCCATCAAGGACCGGCCCGCCCTGCGGATGATCGAACAGGCCGAGGCCGACGGTCTGCTGACGCCCGGCTGCACGATCCTGGAGCCGACCAGCGGAAATACCGGAATTTCGCTGGCCATGGCGGCCAAGCTCAAGGGCTACCGGTTGGTCTGCGTGATGCCGGAGAACACGTCGGTCGAGCGGCGTCAGCTGCTGACCATGTTCGGTGCGGAGATCATCGATTCCCCGGCCGCGGGCGGTTCGAATCAGGCGGTCGCGCTGGCCAAGCAGATCGCGACGGAGAATCCGGACTGGGTGATGCTGTACCAGTACGGCAATCCGGCCAATGCCTTGGCGCACTATGAGACCACCGGCCCGGAAATCCTCGCCGACCTGCCCGAGATCACGCATTTCGTCGCGGGTCTTGGCACCACCGGCACGCTCATGGGTACCGGCCGCTTCCTGCGCGAGAAGGTGCCCGGCATCGAAATCGTCGCGGCCGAACCGCGCTACGGCGAACTCGTGTACGGACTGCGCAATATCGATGAGGGCTTCATTCCCGAGCTATACGACGAGTCGGTGCTGACCACTCGTTTTTCGGTCGGTCCCTTCGATGCGGTGAAGCGCACGCGCGAGCTGGTGTTGGAAGAGGGCATTTTTGCGGGCATTTCGACCGGCGCGATTCTGCATGCGACGCTCGGTGTCGCGCGCAAATGCGTGCGTGCGGGCACGCGGGCGGATATCGCCTTCGTGGTTGCCGACGGCGGGTGGAAGTACCTGTCCACCGGCGCATACGACGGGACTCTCGAAGAGGCCGAGGAACGCCTCGACGGCCAGCTCTGGGCCTGA
- a CDS encoding nicotinamidase, translating to MNRALIIVDVQNDFCEGGSLAVTGGATVARRITGYLNSAHYSAVVATRDYHIDPGGHFSEHPDYVDTWPPHCRVGTSGADFHPALNTEQIQEIFSKGQYSAAYSGFEGATEDGTGLADWLRERAIDELDIVGIATDHCVRATALDARIEGFDTRVLLDFTAGVAPDSTTAALDRMRAAGVDIEGSVVR from the coding sequence ATGAACCGAGCGTTGATCATCGTCGACGTGCAGAACGATTTCTGCGAGGGCGGATCGCTGGCCGTCACCGGCGGGGCCACGGTCGCCCGGCGCATCACCGGCTACCTGAACTCCGCGCATTACAGTGCGGTCGTCGCCACCCGCGACTACCACATCGATCCCGGCGGCCATTTCTCCGAACATCCCGATTATGTGGACACCTGGCCGCCGCACTGCCGAGTCGGCACCTCCGGCGCGGATTTCCACCCCGCCCTGAATACCGAGCAGATCCAGGAGATCTTCTCCAAGGGCCAATACTCCGCCGCCTATTCGGGTTTCGAAGGCGCCACCGAGGATGGCACCGGCCTCGCGGACTGGCTGCGGGAGCGCGCCATCGATGAACTCGACATCGTCGGCATCGCCACCGACCACTGCGTCCGCGCGACCGCACTGGACGCCCGCATCGAAGGTTTCGACACCAGGGTGCTGCTGGACTTCACCGCGGGCGTCGCACCCGACTCGACCACCGCCGCACTCGATCGCATGCGCGCGGCCGGAGTGGATATCGAGGGTTCGGTCGTTCGCTGA